The following DNA comes from Malania oleifera isolate guangnan ecotype guangnan chromosome 12, ASM2987363v1, whole genome shotgun sequence.
TATGCGATTTAGACCCAACTGGGTTTCGTGTCTGACAGATACTTGGTAGTGAGGAACGTTCCAGCATTAGGATGCGGCGATGAGTTGTTGAAATTGTTCTCATCGTATGGAGACGTTGAAgagtaactctctctctctctctctctctctctcatgatgATTTAGCTACATTACGTATTGGGTGGGTAGCGGCCTTTCACTGATAATTTTGTGAACCTTTGGGGATTTTTTAATCTGGGGGATTATGATTCTCATTCTTATGGAAGTTGCAATAGAAAAATTTTGATGCCACATAGAATTTCCACTTTTTTCCCCCCTGGGATGAGTTATGTAGCCGCCTACAACATCCGTGTTTATGTTAATATGATAATCTCTACCTTCTGCAGGTGTAAACCAATGGACGCAGAGGACTGTGAGCCATTCACTGATGTTTACTGGATCAAATTTCATAAGGTCAGCAATGCCAGGTGAATTATATTATGTTTCTCTCTAGTGTTTCGAAAGTATTTAACTTCATGCAACCAGTTTAGAGTACGTCCTCCATGTATTTTTTATATTCAGCATCTTGTTTAGGTACATGTACTGATGTACCTATATTTAGTGTGACTTGTTTGAGTGATTTATATTCTGCTTGGTTAGGTTCGCAAAAAGGAAATTGGATGAGTATGTTTTCCTTGGTAACCAACTGCAAGTTTTATATGCTCCTCATTTTGAGAGCCTGTCTGACACAAAGGAGAAGTTAGAATGCAGGAGAACAGAAGTTTTGCCACGATTGAACCGTAAGTTTCTTCATGTAGCAGGGCAAACTCCTAACAATAATTTTCCGATATTGATTTGAGGGAAATCCCCATCTTTTAATGAAATGTTAGTGATACAGATATAGAATGTTAGTGATCATTTATCTCATGTACATGTTTAACTCCATAATATCAGCTGGAAGATCCCAAAGTTCAACAGTTCATATCCAAGGTACTGCGATTGAGCCTTCATGGGTTGCAGCTCCCTCACAAATAAATTCTGTTTCCCAACAGCTAAACTCTGACCAAAGATGGTTTGTTGTCTAGTCCATTTCTTCATGCCGTTTTCCTGGTAAAGCTTTTTGGTGGCAATACAGAGGATAAACTTTCTTATCTTCTTGCAGGAACTCTGGTGAATTTGAACATGTTTCTCATGCCAAAGATTCTTTGATGACAACAGTTTCTTCTGACAGGGTTTGTTACTGTTCTTtatatttgcattttttttcttttttattcccttttttttcACCCTCTGGATTACTTCTGAAGTGATGAGAGATCTTTTTATGGTTACTTTTTTTCATTTAATGAGATATCTGTTACCCACTGATTTAGCCCATATAGTTGCATGTTGAGATTGAATTGGGCAGATTGAATAGGGTTAGGACTAATTCTGTCTCAAATCTCATAGCTTTaacttattgttttttatttttttgggttggAATGGAATGGTTTACATTTTTGTTTATACTTCTGGCATGGCAATTTGCACAGTATTGTTAAGAAAGTCAAGTTCTCCAAAATCTGTGGAGGAGATGTTTCTTCGAAACATTAGGTTTGCGGTGAAGGAAGGAGTACAAGATTATGTTTCTCTAAAacattagggttttgggtgaAGGAAGTAGTTGAACTAATTCTGTCCCAAATCTTATAGCTTAAtttggtgttttttattttgTTGGGTTGCAATGGGATGGTTTACGTTTTTGCTTATTTATATTTCTTGCATGGCAATTTGCATTGATTGCATTGCCCTATGGCTTGGAGGTTCTCACTTTTTAGTATTGTTAAGAAAATTTGAAATCTATGTAGGAGATGTTTCTTCGAAACATTGCATTTGGGGTGGAAGGAGTACAAGATTATGTTTGTCTGAAacattagggttttgggtgaAGGAAGTAGTACAACTGTACAATATTTTGTGAGATTGTGCTTTCTTTGTGGTGTTTGGTATGTTTGGCTGGAGAGAAATGCTAGGATTTCAGAAATGATTTCCTCCCTTTTCATCTGCTGTTGGGATATAGTGCTGTTCTTTTCATCTTTTTGTTTTTCTGTCCTGAGTTCATGTGCAAATTCCTTTCAACATCCAACAGGATTGGAATACTttggtcctttttttttttttcctttttggttttttggtgGACTGCTTGTCCCCCTTTTGTTTTGCCTTTTCATTCGTctctcaaattaatattttttattttattaaaaaaatactgTGTTCATATTTTCTTACAAAATTGTTTTAGAAAAGTTCAGTATACATGAGAAAAAAGTTTCTTGAAAAAATtagaataaatattaatcaaacttTATTAGATTTAGGCTTGGTATCTTAATAATCAAAATGCAAGGTGTACTATGACACTAGACAATTTagtaataatttttgtttttaagttggaaattgaaaattttcattctAACTGCACCTGGAGGGagatgactttttttttttattgggagAAAGGGTCTTCCTGTCAGAGTcttttgttgaaaaattttggTTGGTAGTTCATGCATACAATATAACAATAGGTGGAGGCATTTTCATATGCATGAGAAactttttgtattttaaaatgcCATTCCTGAAGTTGCTAATCAGTTAGGTGCTACCCATGTCATCTAAAATATATTAATGGGATAGATGTTATGCAATATGCATGTGTGCCTGCCTGGAGCATCAGCCAAACCTACACCAACTTTTGGCTTTAGGGCTGTTTGTTTGCACTAAATGGCTGCATTGGGCTGGTCTCTTATTGTATCAGCATTAGGTGAGCCAAACGTTGTTTGGGAATGTCACTGAATAACCTTATAATGCGGCTTATTCAGTCGGCAATAGATTTATTGCCTAGCCTCATTCAGAACcttatctttctctctctctcctcatccCTTCGTCTCTTCCATGGCTGCCTTTGTCGTCTCTTCTGAATGTGATCAGATGTGCCTCCTATCTTCATCATGCCTTGTTATCATTGGCTGAACACTTTACACCTTGTGAAAGGTCGTGCAACATTAGTTAAAAGGTCGGATCAAATGGTCGTGGGTTCGACTTCCACTGTGGTCGATAtatgatgatgaaaaaataaataacacttgtagatttcggtaccttagatctattatgcaagctgaaggagaaattgaagatgatgtaatgcatagagttaaagcaggttgggtaaaatggagaagtgcttcaagtgtgctatgtgatcgtagaatacccttaaaattgaaaggaaagttttataggacagctataagaccagctattctatatggatcggaatgttgggcgatgaaaaaacataatatccaaaaagtaaaagttgccgagttgagaatgcttaaatgaatgaatggtataacattgaaagataaattaaggaatgaacatattcgtggtaagttaggtgtaactcctatagaagataagataagggagggacgactcagatggtatggacgcTTGCAACATAgaccacatagtgcacctgtgaggaagagtgactaagttactgtggggggcaatagaagtggtagaggtagacttaaaataacttgggaggagatagtgagtaaggatttaatatccttgaatctataaaaaaaaatggttcatgatcgcataaattgacggagaaatgattcatatagccgaccccacttagtgggactaaggcttggttttgttattgttgttgttgtttactCTTAACTAGTTAGCTAAAAGTATACTGCAGTTTACCATTAGGACACTTTCACAACCATCGAATACAAGGTAAGTAGAATCAATAAGCATTCATGTAAGCAAATGAGAATCATGGTGTAAATTGTAAAGCAACGCAATTCATAACTAACATCTTTGTAGGCAACATGTGTTTAGCAAGAGAGGCAAGTGGACTGAACACGTTTATAAATTCTAAGGAGCTTTCTATGTTATTCTAACTCTTGACAGTTGACACTAGGAAACACCAAATTGACCAAGAagtcatactcccattttacACCAAGACATTATCACCCTCAATGAATAAAACTATACTCCTATTACATATTGATCACCCATCCCATGTACACAAGACAAGTGGTCATAGGCAAAAGCACAATTCCCTGAACAAGCTTGTTTCATGATATTATCATCATGCCCATGGAGATGGCTAGGATCCCTAGAATGGGTTGGGAGTTTTTCACTCACCGCAAGCTAGATTTGGAATTGATTGAACAGTGACATTGAAATTTTTTCTCTAGTTTGCGATTCATTGATTGAAGAAAGATTCCAGGTATTTAATATTTTAGGTCACTCACTAATACCTGGAATCTTTAGCATGGTTTGATAATAAACTCCTAGGGAAGATCTCCCCAGTTAAAGACTTAATGTGGTCAGCAATTCAGCATGATGCTTGTCAGGCCTTTGACGGAAATACATGGTTTTTATAGTGACGCATtcttaaaatttactattttgaACTTCTCATGTACAAGCTCTAGATTTTTAAACCCCTTCCCCCCCAATCCCAAAACACGGTCGAGTTCCAAACCCCAAAATCAAAACCGTGGCTAATGACTAACTGACCGTATATGGTATTTGTTCTGACCTGCACCATAGATCTATATATAAGTTGAAATTTACCAATGTGAAATTTTATGTGACTCACGAATGCTGTTTCTCATGTTTGATCTCAGGATTATTTTCCATCCCAATCAATGAATCAGACAGTTCAGTTGGTTCGGGAGAGGCTTGATAAGGTGATAAAACCACCACTGCATCATTTCCTTCCAACAATTCTTGAACAGTTCAATTTGAAAACTCATACATCTTTTGATCTGTTTTAGATACATTCCAGTAGCAAGTGTTTAGAGACCGAGCCTGCCTCGAAGAAAACACGGGTGGACAATAGAAGAAGAATATGATGGAGTTCAGAAAAGGAGAAAAACATCTGGATTCGAGAGTGCCTTTGGTTCCAATCCCCATTGATTATTTTTGTCCTTGACTGGTGCTGCTGCCTCCCTCAGATGGATGGCTTTTACAAGTTCCATCACATTACTTCCTGTGTTAATTACACTAGAAAGATAAACCCTAATTTATAATGTTTGGGGTTTTTCCCTAAATCcttttgcattttaaattttatattcatgTATGATGTAAATGTTTCTCTTAGGACGTACAATTTTTTCTTTGTAACATGTATAATGTCAATAAATGTTTTATATACTTCcaatcttttatttgaaaaaaaaagaaattatgcATTTTGGGTTGCCTTCATTAAATCAAGTTTACTTTAACAGAGAATAAGGAGAGACCAGGATCCTATATGGCTATATCTTGAGGACCATCAACTGCTTAAAGTGCCCGTGAGAGGGGTCCAACTCCCTTTTCAAGCCGGCCCGTAATAAGCAGTTTGGATGACTGTTTTTCGGTTTGGTAAATTCTTGATTTTGAGCTCACTTCTATGGCCCTGTGGCTGTAATGTGAAATTGCTGAGCTTAATAATTTTAAGCGTATGTTTAGTTGTGgaaagtgaatttttttttttttaatcctaaCTTTAAAAAAAGTTATCAAAATTTTagctaaaatttaattttacagcatttgaataaaataaaaaattataaaaagctAAAATACTATTTTCTTCAGAAAATTGtattacatttttttaaaattttcaaataattacaaaactatcaccttattttaaaattttaaaaaatatatataaagattaagaaaatgttttaaatttttttaattactttttaGATCTGTTTGTTACTCAACACACatccaaatcaaaataaaaataacaaattaTTTTGTACAACTAAACAAGCTCTTTATGTTGTGTCTTTtcaatatgaaaattgaaaacctaaaaaataagttaaaatttttattatttttcgacaaactaaaaacaaaaaatttaaaaaatatacttTCACAACTAATGGTGTCTACAATTTTCCTGCCGAAATCAATTGAAATGGTAGGCCTAAGGTTTATCCATGCCAGCTGCACGGGCTGAGGCTTCAAACATGGAGAATTATATTAGCTTCAACCACTTGTTTCCCAGGTCAAACAGCCCCATCTCAGAATTCCAGTGATAAAATATTTAAGTGTCATTAGTTCCCAAGGCACTGGGATTGGTTGGCTTGCTTATGAATTACTGAATTGGATGGTCCTGCATATATCATTTTGACACCCAGAGTGAGCAAAAATCATCACCACAAAACAAATGCACATGAAACATGGAATGGTTGCACTAATGTTTGATGTTTCTCTCGTCATCATCCGATGATGAGTCATGCTCCACCAGGCACCAAGGGAATGCTGCCACAAAAAGAGTAAGCAGCAAAAAGCAACAGATAAGAAACAAAGCCCAACAAATATGAAAGCAGCAAAGTATTGTTCATTTGGACATTTTGATGCTGTAGCAGCAAATTAGAACAATATGGAATGAGATCAAGTAGTAATACTGCAAGAAAAACCACCCAAACTTCAATTTATGAAGTCTAACTAGCTGTTCCACATACAACTCATAATTTCAGGCAATGAAAATGCCAGCTTGGATCACATACAAAAGGGTGActaattttcaaatattaccAATTTACCTGAACAATCTGGAATCAGGACAGGTACACAGGAATACTAGTAGTTTTCATCAACTGGCAAACAGGGCAAACACTAACAAACCCATCACAGTCCTTACACAGACATAGGTGCCTACAAGGCATCAACAGGATGGAGGCTTCCTTGGCCTTGCATGCTCTGCAGATCATTTGCTCCTTCAAGCCTTGATAACTTCTGGAAGCCGATTTCCCAAGTCCACCTGGAATGCTCAGGTAGTTTGGGTCAATGTATGAGGCAGCATCATCTACTTCACTGTCCCCAAATCCTTCCTTCCCTTGTTCAGCACCCAGTGAAATTGCCTGTTGGAGGTTGTTCTTTAACACATTTACCACTGATTCATTGTATTTTGCTCTATAATGCCAATTCTGAGCTTCCATTGCTACCTGCTTCACTCTCTCAA
Coding sequences within:
- the LOC131145120 gene encoding uncharacterized protein LOC131145120 isoform X1, coding for MPRNRDEPPAVRVYTVCDESRYLVVRNVPALGCGDELLKLFSSYGDVEECKPMDAEDCEPFTDVYWIKFHKVSNARFAKRKLDEYVFLGNQLQVLYAPHFESLSDTKEKLECRRTEVLPRLNPGRSQSSTVHIQGTAIEPSWVAAPSQINSVSQQLNSDQRWNSGEFEHVSHAKDSLMTTVSSDRDYFPSQSMNQTVQLVRERLDKIHSSSKCLETEPASKKTRVDNRRRI
- the LOC131145120 gene encoding uncharacterized protein LOC131145120 isoform X2, whose translation is METLKSVNQWTQRTVSHSLMFTGSNFIRFAKRKLDEYVFLGNQLQVLYAPHFESLSDTKEKLECRRTEVLPRLNPGRSQSSTVHIQGTAIEPSWVAAPSQINSVSQQLNSDQRWNSGEFEHVSHAKDSLMTTVSSDRDYFPSQSMNQTVQLVRERLDKIHSSSKCLETEPASKKTRVDNRRRI